Proteins from a genomic interval of Flammeovirgaceae bacterium SG7u.111:
- a CDS encoding TIR domain-containing protein → MTKKSSVNHKAFFISYSRSHSLSFAAKLHQKLQLQGTQVWFDKVNIPSGDDFQERINAGIRDAQNFLFVMSPTSITSPYCLAELEYAAKSGKRIFPLLHIEETETEGYTEEQANIRTQVFEIIGRRDWIYAREKMVELEALGEWKEQHENHWAQHQDKRFLETWKCPVEAEEVDTLESVVEKLLVNTKRHRAFVQKHTTLLNQAYDWAQLGKPTSELLVGKERQDAVNWLQKEFRGGELPPSEITQLQADYICASKKNGNNLMTEVFLSYSLKDKAMMETVKDALERKGVTTWLHSFDIDKTKVYEKEITKGIEEADNFLFFISKSSLESEWCLHELNHAITLNKRIIPLYIKDPKGYTLPNKAGNEEEIVRQLLRFQHVDFTNNRAGFEDENGKSDFELDMEEVFTELERDKEYYFQHKVLLAQALRWKQQPKAAFLLAGHNLDNAITWLRLHKNRGDHPPVSLHEEFISTSDKSKGLHATEVFISYSRKDGDFARKLNQKLQNAERITWFDQESIASGVDFDQEIFKGIERSFNFVFVITPDAVDSEFCERELEFAAKHRKRFIPILLKSAENYESKLPEAYKNTQWIDFEGQDFDKAYHDLELLLDTDREHVEGHVKWQQRALEWKNHNYSKDLLLNKTACDLAEAWVQQAEGKNPSITKLQNRFISTSRGEIAAIEEKEKKVARRLKSRLKLAGVSLMASLLLLVVAGYFIYESNRQEALAAKKADEALLNEQKASGSAVLAEQRSIEAQKALNEAKLEKTRADKKALEAELEKEKATNALAALAVKSKELREEKWLAEVARDSAEVRRIEAVIAKEQAIVNGKISWALRNVSISKDYLNEGYYSQAMHALIFAYDSIKSEGIDIPEELESSIRDVNNSIVYYQSKELLEGKELYPLEFSADGSTLLAIDERTGAVQLVNMEDESINEIYTPDGTASEDYLSFAPALFLENGAKVLVGIEGENSVAIGVYDVEGNLLRKIGERKKRKYTALAVSSDGQHILSGDATGRINLWDIKGSLIRTYKAHKSEVRALVFIDYNKGFVSGSRDDEVIQWDLEGKKEYTYIREWGVNVIVGNEDQYLIGGVNYSFSLNDSGEEPHKEQFPRDHNWGVVSVGFNESGNRFLASSGSNIVIYEDYGDKVQELKNIGYYTSYALFTPSDNLFVASNGKSYMWEENKLYREADEKSVSSIVSNWKQLENILPLTAKERKQLGLPRE, encoded by the coding sequence ATGACCAAAAAATCTAGTGTAAATCATAAAGCTTTTTTTATATCCTATTCAAGGAGCCATAGCCTTTCTTTTGCTGCAAAATTGCACCAAAAACTGCAGTTGCAAGGTACACAGGTATGGTTCGATAAAGTAAATATCCCTTCAGGAGACGATTTTCAAGAAAGGATAAATGCTGGGATAAGGGATGCGCAGAACTTTTTGTTTGTAATGTCGCCCACGTCAATCACTAGCCCTTATTGTCTTGCTGAGCTTGAATACGCTGCCAAGTCTGGAAAGCGGATTTTCCCCCTTCTCCACATTGAAGAAACGGAAACCGAGGGATATACGGAAGAGCAAGCCAATATTCGAACACAAGTTTTTGAGATTATAGGACGGCGTGACTGGATATATGCACGTGAAAAAATGGTAGAGCTTGAGGCGCTAGGAGAGTGGAAAGAGCAGCATGAAAACCATTGGGCACAACATCAGGATAAGCGCTTTTTAGAAACGTGGAAGTGCCCCGTGGAAGCGGAAGAAGTAGACACGCTAGAAAGTGTGGTCGAAAAACTGTTGGTAAACACTAAGAGGCATAGAGCTTTTGTACAAAAACATACCACATTGCTCAACCAAGCGTATGATTGGGCGCAGTTGGGGAAGCCAACATCCGAACTTTTGGTGGGGAAAGAGCGCCAAGATGCCGTGAATTGGCTTCAAAAAGAATTTAGAGGAGGTGAATTGCCTCCTTCAGAAATTACTCAACTCCAAGCGGATTATATTTGTGCTTCCAAGAAGAATGGAAATAACTTAATGACCGAAGTTTTCCTGTCCTACTCGCTGAAAGACAAGGCGATGATGGAAACCGTAAAGGATGCTTTGGAACGAAAAGGGGTGACCACTTGGCTGCACAGCTTTGACATAGACAAGACCAAGGTGTATGAAAAAGAGATTACGAAAGGTATAGAAGAAGCCGACAACTTCCTCTTTTTTATCTCCAAAAGTTCCTTGGAATCTGAATGGTGTTTGCATGAACTCAACCATGCTATTACACTCAATAAGCGAATTATTCCACTTTATATAAAAGACCCAAAAGGCTACACGCTTCCTAATAAAGCGGGCAACGAAGAAGAAATTGTCCGCCAATTACTCCGCTTCCAGCATGTTGATTTTACCAACAACCGAGCTGGGTTTGAAGATGAAAATGGTAAATCTGACTTTGAGCTGGACATGGAGGAAGTGTTCACCGAGCTGGAAAGGGACAAAGAATATTATTTCCAACACAAAGTTCTGCTTGCCCAGGCACTTCGCTGGAAGCAGCAGCCCAAAGCCGCTTTTTTGCTCGCAGGGCACAACCTCGACAATGCGATTACTTGGCTGAGGCTGCACAAAAATAGGGGAGACCATCCGCCAGTTTCCCTTCACGAAGAGTTCATCTCTACCAGTGACAAAAGCAAAGGGCTTCACGCTACCGAAGTATTTATTTCCTATTCGAGGAAAGATGGCGACTTTGCCCGTAAGCTCAACCAGAAGCTACAAAATGCAGAAAGAATCACTTGGTTCGACCAAGAGAGCATAGCCTCGGGGGTAGATTTCGACCAAGAGATTTTTAAGGGAATAGAGCGTTCGTTCAACTTTGTATTTGTAATTACGCCCGATGCGGTAGATTCGGAGTTTTGCGAGCGAGAGTTAGAGTTTGCTGCCAAACATCGAAAAAGGTTTATCCCAATTTTGCTGAAAAGTGCGGAAAATTACGAGTCGAAGCTTCCAGAAGCTTACAAAAATACGCAGTGGATAGATTTTGAAGGGCAAGATTTTGACAAGGCATACCACGATTTGGAGCTTTTGCTAGACACGGACAGAGAGCATGTGGAAGGTCATGTGAAATGGCAACAACGAGCTTTGGAATGGAAAAATCATAACTACTCAAAAGATCTTTTGCTCAACAAAACAGCATGCGATCTTGCTGAAGCATGGGTGCAACAAGCCGAAGGGAAAAACCCTTCCATCACCAAACTCCAAAATAGGTTTATCAGCACCAGCCGTGGGGAAATAGCAGCCATAGAAGAGAAAGAAAAGAAGGTGGCCAGGCGGCTGAAAAGTAGGTTGAAATTGGCTGGGGTTAGTTTGATGGCTTCTCTTTTACTTTTGGTAGTGGCAGGCTATTTTATTTATGAAAGTAATAGGCAAGAAGCATTAGCAGCCAAAAAAGCAGATGAAGCACTACTAAATGAACAAAAGGCAAGTGGAAGTGCGGTGTTGGCTGAGCAAAGATCTATAGAAGCTCAAAAGGCATTAAATGAAGCAAAGCTTGAAAAAACTAGAGCAGATAAAAAAGCACTAGAAGCGGAGCTTGAAAAGGAAAAAGCTACAAATGCATTGGCTGCACTAGCTGTAAAAAGCAAGGAGCTGAGAGAAGAAAAGTGGTTGGCAGAAGTAGCGAGAGATTCGGCTGAAGTGAGACGAATAGAGGCGGTGATAGCCAAAGAACAGGCGATAGTGAATGGAAAAATTTCTTGGGCTTTACGGAATGTAAGTATCTCAAAAGATTATTTGAACGAAGGTTACTACAGTCAAGCCATGCATGCGCTAATCTTTGCCTATGACTCTATCAAAAGTGAAGGGATAGATATTCCTGAAGAATTGGAGAGCTCAATAAGAGATGTAAATAACTCAATAGTGTATTACCAAAGCAAGGAACTGTTGGAAGGAAAGGAGCTTTATCCCCTTGAGTTTTCCGCCGATGGATCCACACTTTTGGCTATAGATGAAAGAACTGGGGCGGTTCAGTTGGTAAATATGGAGGATGAATCTATTAATGAAATCTACACTCCAGACGGTACGGCATCTGAAGATTATTTGTCATTTGCACCAGCTCTTTTTTTAGAAAACGGAGCAAAGGTTTTAGTTGGAATTGAGGGTGAGAACAGCGTTGCTATTGGTGTTTATGATGTAGAGGGTAATTTGCTAAGAAAAATTGGTGAAAGGAAAAAAAGGAAATATACCGCCTTGGCAGTCTCTTCGGATGGGCAGCATATTCTTTCAGGTGATGCTACGGGTAGAATTAACCTCTGGGACATAAAAGGAAGCCTAATAAGGACGTACAAGGCACATAAAAGTGAAGTGCGTGCACTCGTTTTTATTGATTATAACAAAGGTTTTGTATCTGGTAGTAGAGATGATGAAGTCATTCAATGGGATTTGGAAGGAAAAAAGGAATATACGTACATTAGAGAATGGGGGGTGAATGTGATAGTGGGCAATGAAGATCAGTACCTGATAGGAGGAGTGAACTATTCATTTAGCTTAAATGATTCAGGGGAGGAACCACATAAGGAACAGTTTCCAAGAGATCATAACTGGGGGGTAGTATCTGTTGGGTTCAATGAGAGTGGGAATAGGTTTTTGGCAAGTTCAGGCTCAAATATTGTGATCTATGAAGATTACGGAGATAAGGTACAGGAACTAAAAAATATAGGATATTATACATCTTACGCTCTTTTCACACCTTCCGATAATTTGTTTGTAGCAAGTAATGGAAAAAGCTATATGTGGGAGGAGAATAAGTTATACCGAGAAGCTGATGAAAAATCGGTTAGCTCAATTGTTTCTAATTGGAAACAGCTAGAAAATATTCTCCCTCTTACTGCTAAAGAGCGAAAGCAATTAGGGTTGCCTAGGGAATAA
- a CDS encoding DUF4468 domain-containing protein has product MKKLTTAFLLLLGCVYNFSQAQDFPLPTNETGAIEYTEVVELADFDKERLFKNAKGFCESLVPNKKTRKGSFSEDAEAGTVTITNTFKVLKKSVTKQVSGEIRYDLEIEVKDGKYRYFFKSFAFTPYTRDRYGKFKPMKRETTVMIPVSKPLSVGEGLWKKHLESCNNHVTYWIEQLKFEMQRKADEPKKKEKKKEEIQW; this is encoded by the coding sequence ATGAAAAAATTAACAACAGCTTTCCTCCTCCTTTTGGGGTGCGTATATAACTTTTCCCAAGCGCAAGACTTCCCACTCCCAACCAACGAGACTGGAGCAATAGAATACACCGAAGTAGTTGAACTAGCGGACTTTGACAAAGAGCGATTGTTCAAAAATGCCAAGGGCTTTTGTGAGTCTTTAGTTCCAAATAAAAAAACTAGGAAAGGCTCTTTCTCCGAAGATGCCGAAGCAGGAACTGTCACTATCACCAACACATTTAAGGTGCTAAAAAAAAGCGTGACCAAACAAGTAAGTGGAGAAATTCGCTATGACCTTGAAATTGAGGTAAAAGATGGAAAATACCGCTATTTTTTCAAGTCATTTGCCTTCACCCCTTATACACGCGATAGGTACGGAAAATTCAAACCCATGAAGCGGGAAACCACCGTAATGATCCCAGTAAGCAAACCACTGAGCGTGGGAGAAGGACTTTGGAAAAAACACCTCGAAAGCTGCAACAACCACGTGACCTACTGGATAGAACAACTCAAGTTCGAAATGCAGCGCAAAGCGGACGAGCCAAAGAAAAAAGAGAAAAAGAAAGAAGAGATTCAGTGGTAA
- a CDS encoding amino acid permease, protein MTTTKKITLYTATAVVVANMIGTGVFTSLGFQVVDIKSIFPLLLLWVVGGITALCGALSYGELSAAMPRSGGEYHFMREIYHPSIGFVSGWVSATIGFSAPTALAAMALGTYAQSVLPSVNATYLAAATVIGLTIIHATNKSIGSKFQNIFTSIKVVLILLFIVAGFFMPSSNEITLLPQPGDWELLTGSAFAVSLIYVSYAYTGWNAAVYLAGEVSNPKKNVPKALFFGTLLVMFLYVLLNYTFLRSTPIAELEGQVEIGYIAATNIFGIQLGKAMGLIISLLLVSTVSAMVFAGPRVMQVMGEDISQLKFLAVKRNDIPTNAILFQGVLTLCFIFSSTFDQVLTYAGFTLSLVTLMTVAGVFVLRIKKPDLHRPYKVWGYPFTPAIFMGLVIWTLIFLLRDKPMESLAGFATVLLGLLVFFVLEKFKGKK, encoded by the coding sequence ATGACCACAACGAAAAAAATAACGCTATACACTGCCACAGCCGTAGTAGTGGCCAATATGATAGGCACTGGGGTTTTCACTAGCCTAGGTTTCCAAGTGGTCGATATCAAATCTATTTTCCCCTTGCTTTTGCTCTGGGTGGTTGGTGGAATTACTGCGCTTTGTGGTGCGCTAAGTTACGGAGAACTGTCCGCAGCCATGCCCCGCTCGGGCGGTGAATACCATTTCATGCGGGAAATCTATCATCCTTCTATTGGCTTTGTGTCGGGTTGGGTGTCGGCTACTATCGGGTTTTCCGCCCCTACTGCACTTGCCGCCATGGCTCTGGGAACTTATGCACAAAGTGTGTTACCTTCGGTAAATGCAACGTATTTGGCAGCAGCCACCGTGATTGGACTTACTATCATCCATGCAACCAACAAAAGCATCGGCAGCAAATTTCAGAATATTTTCACCTCCATCAAAGTTGTACTCATCCTCCTGTTCATAGTAGCAGGTTTTTTCATGCCTTCTTCCAACGAAATCACCCTTTTGCCGCAACCAGGTGATTGGGAGTTGCTAACAGGCTCTGCTTTTGCCGTTTCGCTCATCTATGTTTCCTATGCCTACACAGGCTGGAACGCTGCAGTTTACCTTGCCGGAGAAGTCAGCAACCCCAAAAAGAATGTACCAAAAGCACTATTTTTCGGCACTTTGCTTGTCATGTTTCTCTACGTGTTATTGAACTACACTTTCTTGCGCTCCACGCCCATAGCCGAGCTTGAAGGGCAAGTGGAAATTGGTTACATAGCCGCTACCAACATCTTTGGAATTCAGCTTGGCAAAGCCATGGGGCTGATTATTTCCTTGTTGCTTGTATCCACGGTAAGTGCAATGGTGTTTGCCGGGCCTAGAGTGATGCAGGTAATGGGCGAAGACATTTCCCAACTAAAATTTTTGGCTGTAAAAAGAAACGACATACCCACCAATGCAATTCTTTTTCAAGGAGTCCTTACACTTTGCTTCATTTTTAGCTCTACCTTCGACCAAGTACTTACCTATGCTGGGTTCACACTGAGCTTAGTTACCCTCATGACCGTTGCGGGTGTATTTGTACTTCGTATAAAAAAGCCCGACCTTCATCGCCCTTACAAAGTTTGGGGCTACCCTTTTACACCTGCTATTTTCATGGGCTTGGTTATTTGGACACTCATTTTTTTGCTTAGGGACAAACCTATGGAATCTCTAGCCGGATTTGCCACTGTTTTACTCGGGCTTTTGGTATTTTTCGTCTTAGAGAAGTTCAAGGGCAAAAAATAA
- a CDS encoding PAS domain S-box protein encodes MLLNFSGDQGEALLQTILDNSQEGLFTLDPDYLITIWNKTSEKTTNKKHEEVIGKSFLEVFPQLSDLFQKTKIAITQGHSFTTDTFKLQLSDIYFIPLSIKLVPFQLPDGKQAGVLGTINSVGLKKIDKNTVSLVETALDVANCSTLIIEADAEHNTHIVYCNAAFTKLTGYEPNEVLGNDFQLLFAKDTLQLALKQLRQGIAENKKRKVILRSYRKDGSMFYNEVSLSPFGEKTERKQKFVLAIIDLTEKIQTQRKLAESRANAKAILDNIIQAHVLIAPDLRILSYNKLAKFFSQKYLLKEMEVGSYYHEYFPPNTFEAVRLRIEKVLQGEKVSTVIHITNDKKTLEEKKIKWFELSYLPVVNELGDVFAINFSALDITEQKNYENSLKSSEKYYRLLFDANPHPMWIYDINTLEFLAVNNKALKQYEYTEEEFLTLTVLDIRPQEEVDAFLAYLAKNTNNESHLLPSIHITKSGKKMYVEIFSSSIEFEDRNARLVLASNVTEKRKAEIALEKSEKRLYDVLNSLSEGVWSADYPALDFNYISPAVEQVFGAPIECIASKPCWIKLVVEEDRHLAEEIDLSLLDNGESDSIYRINHPSGEIRWINDKRKLIKNEQGEIYRIEGIVIDVTKLQNAREELELRNKELQTFVYSLSHDLRGPMSSIMGLVNLCKIETNIQEVSTYMELIEERMNRMGLFTNDILNHSRNLNLPIEIKKIDFTKSIKEALKKLKYVPELYQSKMSLNVEPFEFYTDKFRLEEVFKIILANAFQYIDHGQDVFLVDVAIKQENGSAIITVADNGSGIDDEVKPRVFEMFYRGHLKSKGAGIGLYIAKQAIKSIEGEIEFESTIDVGSTFTIKIPNLKHF; translated from the coding sequence ATGTTATTAAACTTTTCTGGTGACCAAGGCGAAGCTCTGCTCCAGACTATTTTAGATAATAGTCAAGAGGGGTTATTTACGCTTGATCCAGACTATTTAATAACAATCTGGAATAAGACATCTGAAAAAACAACAAACAAGAAACATGAAGAAGTTATAGGTAAAAGCTTTCTAGAAGTCTTTCCCCAACTTTCAGATTTATTTCAAAAAACAAAGATAGCTATAACACAAGGGCATTCTTTCACCACTGACACCTTCAAGCTACAGCTTTCAGATATTTACTTCATTCCGCTTTCCATCAAACTCGTTCCCTTTCAGCTGCCTGACGGCAAACAAGCTGGAGTTTTAGGTACTATCAACAGCGTAGGACTTAAAAAAATAGACAAAAATACCGTCTCTTTGGTTGAAACAGCTTTGGATGTTGCGAACTGTAGCACTCTTATAATAGAAGCTGATGCGGAACATAACACCCACATTGTTTATTGTAATGCAGCATTTACCAAACTTACAGGGTATGAGCCGAACGAAGTGTTAGGGAATGACTTTCAGCTTTTATTTGCCAAGGATACTCTTCAGCTCGCTTTAAAGCAATTAAGGCAAGGCATTGCCGAAAATAAAAAGCGCAAAGTGATTTTGCGGAGCTACCGTAAAGATGGCAGTATGTTCTATAATGAAGTCAGCTTATCTCCTTTTGGAGAAAAGACTGAAAGAAAGCAAAAGTTTGTATTAGCTATTATAGACCTGACGGAGAAAATACAAACTCAGCGCAAGCTTGCCGAAAGCAGGGCTAATGCAAAAGCAATATTGGACAACATCATTCAAGCTCATGTACTGATTGCACCTGACCTTCGGATTCTGTCGTACAATAAACTAGCTAAATTTTTCTCACAGAAGTATCTTTTAAAAGAAATGGAAGTTGGTAGCTATTACCACGAATATTTCCCTCCAAATACCTTTGAAGCAGTAAGGCTTAGGATAGAAAAAGTGCTGCAAGGCGAAAAAGTATCAACCGTTATTCACATAACCAACGATAAAAAAACACTTGAAGAGAAAAAAATAAAATGGTTTGAGCTAAGTTACTTGCCAGTTGTCAATGAACTGGGGGATGTATTTGCCATCAACTTTTCCGCATTAGACATCACAGAACAAAAAAACTATGAAAACTCACTAAAAAGCAGTGAGAAATATTACAGGTTGCTTTTCGATGCCAATCCGCACCCCATGTGGATTTATGATATCAATACACTCGAATTCTTGGCAGTGAACAATAAAGCGCTGAAACAATATGAATACACTGAAGAAGAGTTTTTAACGCTCACCGTACTAGATATTAGACCCCAAGAAGAAGTCGATGCATTTTTAGCCTACCTAGCCAAAAATACAAATAATGAGTCGCATCTTCTCCCTTCCATACATATTACAAAAAGTGGAAAAAAGATGTACGTAGAAATATTTTCGAGTAGTATAGAGTTTGAAGATAGAAATGCAAGACTGGTTTTGGCAAGCAATGTGACCGAAAAGAGGAAGGCCGAGATTGCTTTAGAAAAGAGTGAAAAAAGGCTCTATGATGTACTCAACTCACTGAGTGAGGGAGTGTGGTCGGCAGATTATCCTGCTTTAGATTTTAACTACATTAGCCCTGCGGTGGAGCAAGTTTTTGGCGCTCCTATCGAGTGCATTGCTTCAAAACCCTGCTGGATAAAATTGGTAGTGGAAGAAGACAGGCACTTGGCAGAAGAAATTGACCTTAGCCTTTTGGATAATGGGGAGTCAGATTCGATCTACCGAATTAACCACCCTTCTGGAGAAATACGCTGGATAAACGATAAGCGTAAACTTATCAAAAATGAACAAGGGGAAATCTATAGGATAGAGGGGATTGTAATTGATGTAACTAAATTACAAAATGCCCGAGAAGAACTAGAACTACGAAACAAGGAGCTTCAGACATTTGTCTATAGCCTGTCCCACGACCTCCGAGGTCCTATGAGCTCGATAATGGGCTTGGTAAACCTCTGTAAAATTGAAACCAACATACAAGAGGTGTCTACATACATGGAGTTAATCGAGGAGCGAATGAACCGAATGGGACTCTTTACCAATGACATTCTGAATCACTCCCGTAACCTCAACTTGCCAATTGAGATCAAAAAAATTGATTTCACTAAGTCAATTAAAGAAGCGCTTAAAAAGCTGAAATATGTACCAGAGCTCTACCAATCTAAAATGAGCCTCAATGTAGAACCTTTTGAGTTTTATACTGACAAATTTCGGCTAGAAGAAGTTTTCAAGATTATTTTAGCGAATGCATTCCAATACATCGATCATGGACAAGATGTATTTTTGGTAGATGTGGCAATAAAACAAGAAAATGGATCTGCCATCATTACCGTTGCTGATAATGGTAGCGGAATAGACGATGAAGTGAAACCAAGGGTGTTTGAGATGTTTTACCGTGGCCACCTCAAATCCAAAGGGGCAGGTATTGGACTTTACATTGCAAAACAAGCCATAAAAAGCATAGAGGGTGAAATTGAATTTGAAAGCACTATAGATGTGGGCTCAACTTTTACCATTAAAATACCAAATTTAAAGCATTTTTAG
- a CDS encoding GPP34 family phosphoprotein, which yields MELNLIDKLTLLALDDEKGTLVADSTTFPYALASTIILELALRNRIEINGKKVKVLNSSPTGDVDIDFYFEKISSSRKERSIKHWVQEFGNKATKIKKASIEKMVKERILFEEEGKILWVFKYNKYPTQDPAPEVDLRNKLSQIIVGKAEPNLEEVMLLSLVATCELVKEVFGKDNAKAIKEKIIDLAQNSPSAKSMHKAIKAIHEELMAVMMIVVTTVVITS from the coding sequence ATGGAACTTAACCTCATTGACAAGTTGACCCTTCTTGCGCTTGACGACGAAAAAGGGACGTTAGTTGCCGATTCTACTACTTTCCCCTATGCATTAGCAAGTACGATTATTTTGGAACTTGCCTTGCGCAACCGGATAGAAATTAACGGTAAAAAAGTGAAGGTGCTGAATAGCTCACCTACAGGAGACGTTGATATTGACTTTTATTTCGAGAAAATCTCTTCTTCCCGAAAAGAGCGCTCTATAAAGCATTGGGTGCAAGAATTTGGAAATAAGGCGACCAAGATCAAAAAAGCGTCGATAGAGAAAATGGTGAAAGAACGGATTTTGTTTGAAGAAGAAGGAAAAATCCTTTGGGTGTTCAAATACAACAAATACCCTACGCAAGACCCAGCTCCAGAAGTTGATTTGAGAAATAAGTTGTCTCAAATTATCGTGGGAAAAGCAGAGCCAAACCTAGAAGAAGTAATGCTACTTAGCCTAGTGGCTACTTGCGAGCTTGTGAAAGAGGTTTTTGGGAAAGATAATGCCAAAGCAATAAAAGAGAAGATAATAGATTTGGCGCAAAACTCGCCTTCAGCCAAATCGATGCATAAAGCTATAAAAGCTATCCATGAAGAACTTATGGCTGTGATGATGATTGTGGTTACTACAGTAGTGATTACTTCTTAA
- the blaOXA gene encoding class D beta-lactamase, protein MKKNYLLCCAFAFLLACSPKKEKVLELPEVDGSAIKKVTSVELQNVIDDEGVQGAVLVFDPQLNQYYSNDFDWTEKGQLPASTFKITNSIIALETGVVEDDSAFFEWDGEERYLAIWEKDMYLRDAFQLSCVPCYQEVARKIGAERMNQYLDKLNYGHMVVDSSNIDQFWLRGESKITPWEQIDFLSRLYFSKLPIEPRTEQIMKSMMLMRDKDKYQLSGKTGWSTQNDVDNGWFVGFLEKGRNVYFVATNIEPLEGFDMDDFAKTRVDISMKALGIVI, encoded by the coding sequence ATGAAAAAAAACTATTTGCTATGCTGTGCCTTTGCCTTTTTGCTGGCATGCTCTCCTAAAAAAGAGAAAGTGCTTGAGTTGCCTGAAGTTGATGGCTCAGCTATAAAAAAAGTCACCTCTGTAGAACTGCAAAACGTGATAGATGATGAGGGGGTACAAGGCGCTGTTTTAGTATTTGACCCTCAACTTAACCAGTATTATTCCAATGATTTTGATTGGACAGAAAAAGGGCAATTGCCAGCTTCTACCTTTAAAATAACAAATTCGATCATCGCCCTAGAAACGGGTGTGGTAGAAGACGATAGCGCATTTTTTGAGTGGGACGGAGAGGAGCGGTATTTGGCTATTTGGGAAAAAGACATGTACCTAAGAGATGCTTTTCAACTCTCTTGCGTACCGTGCTACCAAGAAGTTGCCCGAAAAATAGGAGCTGAAAGAATGAACCAATATTTGGATAAGCTTAATTACGGGCATATGGTAGTAGACTCGAGCAATATCGATCAGTTTTGGCTACGTGGAGAATCTAAAATTACCCCATGGGAGCAAATCGACTTCCTTTCAAGGCTGTATTTTTCCAAGCTGCCAATTGAACCTCGTACGGAGCAGATAATGAAAAGCATGATGCTGATGCGGGATAAAGATAAATATCAGCTGAGCGGAAAAACAGGTTGGTCAACCCAAAATGACGTGGATAATGGATGGTTTGTAGGCTTCTTGGAAAAAGGGAGAAATGTCTATTTTGTGGCAACGAATATAGAGCCTCTCGAGGGGTTTGATATGGATGATTTTGCCAAAACAAGGGTGGATATTTCTATGAAGGCTTTAGGGATAGTGATATAG
- a CDS encoding DinB family protein — MKKLLPFILLALLGFEATAQRQKSFSKQFMPTWENATEYTLAVANLMPPEKYDYKPSDGQLTFAQLMVHIAENLSWINSTYIMAEENPMKSDDYDGLGKDEVIALLEQSFKYTSKSIGNLNDLQITKGVKFAGENLSIGQMVYLMRDHMTHHRAQAIVYLRMNGIKPPTYVGW, encoded by the coding sequence ATGAAGAAACTATTGCCATTTATACTATTAGCTCTTCTCGGTTTTGAGGCCACTGCCCAGCGGCAAAAAAGCTTCTCCAAGCAATTTATGCCCACATGGGAAAACGCCACGGAGTACACTCTAGCCGTAGCGAACCTCATGCCTCCCGAAAAATACGATTACAAACCTAGCGATGGGCAGCTCACTTTCGCCCAGCTTATGGTGCATATTGCAGAAAACTTGAGCTGGATTAATTCTACCTATATTATGGCCGAAGAAAATCCAATGAAAAGTGACGACTATGACGGGCTTGGTAAAGACGAGGTGATTGCCCTTTTGGAACAGTCCTTTAAATATACTTCCAAGTCGATAGGCAACCTGAATGATTTGCAAATAACCAAAGGAGTGAAGTTTGCCGGGGAAAACCTGAGCATAGGGCAGATGGTCTACCTGATGCGCGATCATATGACCCATCATAGAGCGCAGGCCATTGTTTATCTTAGGATGAACGGGATCAAACCTCCTACGTACGTGGGCTGGTAA